A window of Candidatus Bathyarchaeota archaeon contains these coding sequences:
- a CDS encoding polyprenol monophosphomannose synthase, protein MDCTIMGTAPNSEIGVILPTYGEADNISRLIDDIENLHLNTSILVIDDSSPDGTARIVLEKQKQHPNVVLCSRPKKSGLGTAITDGFRYYLSATYPPKYVFTMDADYSHNPQDIPKLLATMRDCNCAIVIGSRYREGGEIQGWPVSRKIISKTANAIARTALGLDLHDCTSGFRCYSTEFLKSAINHLHSHTYEIQIETVRQAALGHFEVKETPVLFVNRKQGKSKLTCTEIQSFLSYTLKAVWRS, encoded by the coding sequence ATGGACTGCACAATAATGGGAACAGCACCAAACTCGGAAATCGGTGTCATTCTGCCAACGTACGGCGAAGCCGACAACATATCCAGATTAATAGACGACATAGAAAACCTGCACCTAAACACATCCATCCTCGTCATAGACGACTCCAGCCCCGACGGAACCGCCCGAATCGTCTTAGAAAAACAAAAACAGCACCCAAACGTGGTTCTTTGCAGCCGACCAAAAAAATCAGGCTTAGGCACCGCCATAACCGACGGCTTTAGATATTACCTCTCAGCAACCTATCCGCCAAAATACGTTTTCACCATGGACGCCGACTACTCCCACAACCCCCAAGACATCCCCAAACTTCTGGCGACCATGCGGGATTGCAACTGCGCCATCGTCATAGGTAGCCGCTACCGTGAAGGCGGAGAAATCCAAGGTTGGCCAGTTTCAAGAAAAATCATCAGCAAAACAGCCAACGCCATCGCCCGCACAGCACTAGGCTTGGATCTTCATGACTGTACAAGCGGCTTCCGCTGCTACTCCACCGAATTTCTAAAATCCGCCATCAACCACCTTCACAGCCACACCTATGAGATTCAAATAGAAACCGTGCGGCAAGCAGCACTCGGCCACTTTGAGGTCAAGGAGACACCTGTTTTGTTCGTTAACCGCAAGCAGGGTAAGTCCAAGTTGACTTGTACGGAAATCCAAAGTTTCCTCTCCTACACTCTGAAGGCTGTTTGGCGTTCTTAG
- a CDS encoding DNA primase large subunit PriL gives MELAVISIEDYAKYPFLKQASSQIKELDLTIQNLVEDRFVLERAQKRVECAILDLTTGQMDVDRRKEISSFAASLILVIATKKPWIKKRYALAVAKTAYSQLLNEKNPKPKIAAIAKDFDWDISDGSEAYKDFRIGFTFYLKNAAHMHGNEWKLVNQIIDKGKVYLNKDKVARLLQEEIKNRIEKRLDIAELKNLPEDINIIAYKLNALAQDIMGQETEEMPKVVVQAAFPPCINALYAEAAAAHHLSHIGRFTLTSFLLNIGMTPEAVNEMYKTFSDYNERLTRYQIEHIAGERGSATQYKPPQCSVLQTHGVCKNRDELCRRIYHPLGYYLKKQKIQK, from the coding sequence ATGGAATTGGCCGTAATTTCCATCGAGGATTACGCCAAATACCCCTTTCTTAAACAAGCATCATCACAAATCAAGGAACTAGACTTAACCATCCAAAACCTCGTCGAAGACCGCTTCGTTCTGGAACGCGCCCAAAAACGCGTGGAATGCGCCATCCTCGACCTAACCACAGGCCAGATGGATGTGGATAGGCGCAAAGAAATCTCGTCTTTTGCCGCTTCTCTGATTTTAGTCATCGCCACCAAAAAACCGTGGATAAAAAAACGGTACGCTTTAGCAGTAGCAAAAACCGCCTACAGCCAACTGTTAAACGAAAAAAACCCAAAACCCAAAATTGCAGCGATAGCTAAAGACTTCGACTGGGACATCTCCGACGGCAGTGAAGCCTACAAAGATTTCCGCATCGGTTTCACCTTCTACTTAAAAAACGCCGCCCACATGCACGGCAACGAATGGAAACTCGTCAACCAAATCATCGACAAAGGCAAAGTCTACCTAAATAAAGACAAAGTAGCACGCTTACTCCAAGAAGAAATCAAAAACCGCATAGAAAAACGCCTCGACATAGCTGAACTCAAAAACCTCCCCGAAGACATAAACATAATCGCCTACAAACTCAACGCGTTAGCCCAAGACATCATGGGGCAAGAAACAGAAGAGATGCCCAAAGTGGTGGTTCAAGCAGCTTTCCCACCCTGCATAAACGCGCTCTACGCCGAAGCCGCAGCCGCCCACCATCTCAGCCACATCGGACGCTTCACCCTCACCTCTTTCCTACTCAACATAGGTATGACACCTGAAGCAGTAAACGAAATGTACAAAACCTTCTCCGACTACAACGAACGCTTAACCCGCTACCAAATTGAACACATCGCAGGTGAACGTGGCTCAGCAACCCAGTACAAGCCGCCGCAGTGCTCAGTTCTACAGACGCATGGGGTATGCAAAAACCGTGACGAATTGTGCCGTCGCATCTATCACCCGTTGGGATATTATTTAAAAAAGCAGAAAATACAAAAATAA
- a CDS encoding GNAT family N-acetyltransferase, with product MDVYLTEDIFSRLLKSLAFELRQYYGKNLPVLIGVGISGVEIIGRLPEILEDEAIETYTCDVVRKGDALEVTNFPGDKIKDKKVLITYVRVDTGKTLRIVANAALAAGATDVKTMSIAARNTAICFPHFFSTIIHEEDNYFLLLEGYPPDIEWAYPPVLMPPGDFLRELNYNDCKKRWPKCGDPRIDKSEIGEYLYFLKISKKGKVFVVEDGDKLLAVLHFIHLNPKTVKVETLAVDKEVQGKGIGKQLLLFFIDYCKFNGVSSICLDAFKEREAFYANVGFRKIKEFKIPTYGEFSVMQRRVN from the coding sequence TTGGATGTATATTTAACAGAGGATATCTTCAGTCGCCTATTAAAGTCGCTTGCTTTTGAGCTACGCCAATATTATGGTAAGAACCTTCCAGTTCTCATTGGAGTCGGAATATCTGGCGTTGAGATTATCGGTCGATTACCTGAGATATTAGAAGATGAAGCGATTGAGACCTATACATGCGACGTCGTAAGAAAAGGTGACGCTTTAGAAGTAACAAATTTTCCTGGGGATAAGATTAAGGACAAAAAAGTCCTAATTACTTACGTACGGGTTGATACGGGAAAAACTCTCCGGATTGTCGCTAATGCTGCCCTGGCTGCAGGAGCAACCGATGTGAAAACAATGAGCATAGCAGCTAGAAACACAGCGATTTGTTTTCCCCATTTCTTTTCAACAATCATTCATGAAGAGGACAATTACTTCCTATTACTTGAGGGATATCCACCTGATATAGAGTGGGCTTACCCACCGGTTTTAATGCCGCCTGGCGATTTTTTGCGTGAATTAAACTATAATGACTGCAAAAAACGCTGGCCAAAGTGCGGGGACCCACGAATAGATAAATCTGAAATTGGAGAATACCTTTACTTCTTGAAAATTAGCAAGAAAGGCAAAGTATTTGTTGTTGAGGATGGAGACAAACTTCTTGCAGTACTTCATTTCATTCACTTGAACCCTAAAACAGTCAAGGTAGAAACTCTTGCAGTAGATAAGGAAGTTCAGGGCAAAGGTATTGGAAAGCAACTCTTGCTATTTTTCATAGATTATTGTAAATTCAATGGGGTTTCATCGATTTGCCTTGATGCATTTAAGGAAAGAGAAGCATTTTATGCTAATGTGGGTTTCCGAAAGATAAAAGAATTCAAGATTCCTACTTATGGTGAATTCAGCGTCATGCAGAGGAGAGTTAACTAG
- the pcn gene encoding proliferating cell nuclear antigen (pcna) has product MFKLKVSDAKLLRDMATAISILVDEATFKIEADGLKLRAMDPSRVAMIDFEWPKSVFQEYEATEPTKICLNISELLKLLKRAGKDESVELSLDDKTGKLLVTIMGKYARKFTMSMLEPSEEEVPTPKISFNVKAKTTTTGLSQAIEDAQLVSDHVKIEAEPEKMTLSATGDIMGATITIQKGTDALLDLEVKENAKATFSLSYLSEIIKAASASSEIATLEFSTDMPIKIDFQQAKEGKLTFFLAPRIETE; this is encoded by the coding sequence ATGTTTAAGCTTAAAGTGTCTGACGCTAAACTCCTAAGAGACATGGCAACCGCCATTTCAATTCTAGTTGACGAAGCCACATTCAAAATTGAAGCCGACGGCTTAAAACTACGAGCCATGGATCCATCACGCGTTGCCATGATAGACTTCGAATGGCCAAAAAGCGTCTTCCAAGAATACGAGGCAACTGAACCCACAAAAATCTGCCTCAACATAAGCGAACTCCTCAAACTACTAAAACGAGCAGGCAAAGACGAATCCGTCGAACTCAGCCTCGACGACAAAACAGGCAAACTGCTCGTCACCATAATGGGCAAGTACGCCAGAAAATTCACCATGAGCATGCTTGAACCCAGCGAAGAAGAAGTTCCAACACCAAAAATCAGCTTCAACGTCAAAGCAAAAACCACAACCACAGGCTTAAGCCAAGCCATCGAAGACGCACAACTCGTAAGCGACCACGTCAAAATCGAAGCAGAACCAGAAAAAATGACACTCAGCGCAACAGGCGACATCATGGGAGCAACCATAACCATCCAAAAAGGCACCGACGCACTCCTAGACCTCGAAGTCAAAGAGAACGCCAAAGCCACCTTCAGCCTCAGCTACCTAAGCGAAATCATCAAAGCCGCATCAGCAAGCAGCGAAATAGCTACCCTAGAATTCTCTACAGACATGCCCATAAAAATCGACTTCCAACAGGCAAAAGAGGGAAAACTGACCTTCTTCTTAGCGCCCAGAATCGAAACCGAATAG
- a CDS encoding AbrB/MazE/SpoVT family DNA-binding domain-containing protein: MTETTYYENKIYLPKEIKKKLGIVEGDVLHIEIVEKGTVKLSVVRRCGAAKRALEKLDNPPDMGTIKGTLSREEIYEDIT; this comes from the coding sequence GTGACCGAGACCACCTACTACGAAAACAAAATTTACTTACCTAAAGAAATAAAGAAAAAACTAGGTATAGTAGAGGGAGACGTGTTGCATATCGAAATCGTTGAAAAAGGTACAGTAAAACTAAGTGTAGTACGCAGATGCGGTGCAGCCAAGAGGGCACTGGAAAAACTTGACAACCCTCCAGATATGGGGACAATTAAGGGAACCTTGTCAAGGGAAGAAATCTATGAAGATATTACTTGA
- a CDS encoding PIN domain-containing protein gives MKILLDTNILVHAYNKSSPHQQEAANILKKALKGETKACLTPQILYELFMVVTNPKRVEKPLPIAEAADLCIDLWESNNIDKLNHSEVALLEVFKLVKKLKLDRAKIFDCVLAVIAKENNVKTIFTENIDYFKRYSFLKTHNPFER, from the coding sequence ATGAAGATATTACTTGACACAAACATCCTGGTGCATGCATATAACAAGTCTTCACCTCATCAACAAGAAGCCGCCAACATTCTAAAGAAAGCCCTGAAGGGAGAAACAAAAGCCTGCTTAACGCCTCAAATCCTCTATGAGTTATTTATGGTAGTCACTAACCCAAAAAGAGTTGAGAAGCCCCTGCCAATTGCTGAAGCAGCCGATTTATGTATCGACCTTTGGGAAAGCAACAATATCGACAAATTAAACCATTCAGAAGTTGCACTGTTGGAAGTCTTCAAGCTTGTAAAGAAGCTTAAACTTGACAGAGCTAAGATTTTTGATTGTGTGCTGGCTGTGATTGCTAAAGAAAACAACGTAAAGACAATCTTCACAGAAAACATCGATTACTTCAAGCGGTATTCATTCTTAAAAACGCATAACCCGTTTGAAAGATAA
- a CDS encoding B12-binding domain-containing radical SAM protein yields MTSQRKLKVVFADPPFGKEAKGEAVTESPNLGILYIIGYARERLSNVEFTYLEPFLSLEEHLEKVKQIKPDVYAISFTTPRRDLSFETIAKVKALGLDMVMAAGGAHPTIDPEDVLKNTAIDVCIVGEGEETTTELLQRIQANQPIIDVLGTVNRQKNNGLRPLLTDIDFFPAWDLIDFENYDVAVSRKKRMAYLLPIRGCPNYCTYCSNPVWKLEKPWIRMRSPKNIAQEVQYLYGRGIREIYIRSDTFNVDIKWALEVLCEIEKLKLKGLIFQCNLRADKLNDELAKKLHDVHVWLAHIGLESANDRVLRGIGKNATQADNIRTLELLKKHGVKVYGFLMLYNAWETNGKLEYETPEEVQNTLDFAKNCLKDNLIEYISWSITNPIIGSKLYHIAKKHGIAAYNVKIGNCMRLPGISEEQMVEHVKQGMILQLLNGIQKGMIAGKGAKRAAQKAVKILNM; encoded by the coding sequence ATGACCTCCCAAAGGAAGCTTAAAGTTGTTTTCGCTGACCCCCCGTTTGGAAAAGAAGCTAAAGGGGAAGCCGTAACTGAATCTCCGAATTTGGGCATTCTCTACATCATCGGCTACGCCCGAGAGCGCCTATCAAACGTTGAATTTACCTATCTTGAGCCGTTTCTCTCCCTCGAGGAGCACTTAGAGAAAGTTAAGCAAATCAAACCTGACGTTTACGCCATCTCTTTCACCACTCCGAGAAGAGACCTCTCCTTTGAAACCATCGCCAAGGTGAAGGCGCTGGGTTTGGACATGGTTATGGCTGCTGGCGGTGCGCACCCAACCATCGACCCCGAGGACGTCTTAAAAAACACCGCCATCGACGTCTGCATCGTGGGCGAAGGCGAAGAAACAACAACCGAGTTGCTCCAAAGAATCCAAGCCAACCAACCCATAATCGACGTTTTGGGCACTGTTAACCGCCAAAAAAACAACGGTCTACGCCCCCTGCTGACCGACATAGACTTTTTCCCTGCTTGGGATCTGATCGACTTCGAGAACTATGATGTCGCGGTAAGCAGAAAGAAACGTATGGCCTACCTTTTGCCCATCCGCGGCTGCCCCAACTACTGCACCTACTGCAGCAACCCCGTCTGGAAACTCGAAAAGCCTTGGATTCGTATGCGGTCGCCGAAGAACATCGCCCAAGAAGTCCAGTACCTCTACGGCAGGGGCATACGGGAAATCTACATCCGCAGTGACACCTTCAACGTAGACATAAAGTGGGCGCTTGAGGTTCTATGCGAAATCGAGAAACTAAAGCTGAAGGGATTGATTTTCCAGTGTAACCTGCGCGCTGACAAACTTAACGATGAACTGGCCAAGAAGCTGCATGACGTGCATGTTTGGCTGGCGCATATCGGGTTGGAGTCTGCTAACGACCGCGTGTTGCGGGGTATCGGCAAAAACGCCACTCAAGCCGACAACATCCGCACCCTCGAATTGCTCAAGAAGCACGGGGTTAAAGTTTATGGGTTCTTGATGCTCTACAACGCTTGGGAAACCAACGGCAAACTCGAATACGAAACGCCTGAGGAAGTCCAAAACACACTCGACTTCGCCAAAAACTGCCTCAAAGACAACCTCATCGAATACATCTCTTGGTCCATAACCAACCCCATCATCGGCTCTAAACTCTACCACATAGCCAAAAAACACGGCATAGCAGCCTACAACGTCAAAATCGGGAACTGCATGCGGCTACCAGGCATCAGCGAGGAGCAGATGGTGGAGCATGTGAAGCAGGGTATGATACTGCAACTCTTAAACGGCATTCAAAAAGGCATGATAGCTGGAAAGGGTGCGAAGAGGGCTGCACAGAAAGCTGTGAAAATACTTAACATGTAA
- a CDS encoding glycosyltransferase: MAKFLVVHPYLDIYGGGERVCHNVIKTLLNHGQDVELLTFDFDAAKYRDIVGETFPKQVAIHSLGHRTDEKPPFTIYKRHRNFAKLLKKYRKQLSYDYLFSTQSSSPFEPVFLNKAKKNIAYVHFPEIHYDYARGTLKRKLYLWLFKHWVEQGISKLDLVFCNSNYTKDALTALWKTHGAKDPIVVYPPVNLEKFWCDKPLAQRKRRVVYVARFIPAKRHEILKQLATDLPQFEFVSVGGLIEAEKQWFERFKQSLPPNYNLKTNLPTPDLLELLQDSRIYVHLMEGEHFGIAPVEGLASGCVTVVHDSGGMREFIPARYRWQTVEDLKEKILRFMDAENTWELKRRELWSKIGILTPEAFQNKVWSELQNSIDKSLH, from the coding sequence TTGGCCAAGTTCCTAGTCGTTCACCCATACCTCGACATATACGGCGGCGGAGAACGCGTCTGCCACAACGTAATCAAAACCCTCCTCAACCACGGGCAGGACGTGGAGCTGTTAACCTTTGACTTCGACGCAGCCAAGTACCGCGACATCGTCGGCGAAACCTTTCCCAAACAAGTCGCTATCCACTCACTGGGACACCGAACCGACGAGAAACCACCGTTCACCATCTACAAGCGACACCGCAACTTCGCCAAACTCCTCAAAAAATACCGAAAACAACTAAGCTACGACTACCTCTTCTCCACCCAATCCAGCTCGCCTTTTGAACCCGTTTTCCTAAACAAAGCCAAAAAAAACATCGCCTACGTGCATTTCCCCGAAATCCACTACGACTACGCAAGGGGCACACTGAAACGGAAGCTGTATTTGTGGCTGTTTAAGCATTGGGTGGAACAAGGCATAAGCAAGTTGGATTTGGTTTTCTGCAACAGCAACTACACAAAAGACGCCCTCACAGCCCTCTGGAAGACGCATGGCGCCAAAGACCCCATAGTAGTCTACCCGCCTGTGAACCTCGAAAAGTTCTGGTGCGACAAACCCCTCGCCCAACGCAAAAGACGCGTCGTGTACGTGGCCCGCTTCATCCCTGCCAAGCGGCATGAAATCCTAAAACAACTCGCCACGGATTTGCCACAATTTGAGTTCGTAAGCGTCGGCGGCCTAATCGAAGCAGAAAAACAATGGTTTGAACGATTCAAACAAAGCCTCCCCCCCAATTACAACCTAAAAACCAACCTGCCCACTCCAGACCTGCTGGAGTTGCTTCAGGACAGCCGTATCTATGTGCACCTCATGGAGGGAGAACACTTCGGCATCGCGCCAGTGGAGGGGTTGGCAAGTGGCTGCGTGACAGTGGTGCATGACAGCGGCGGTATGAGGGAATTCATCCCAGCCCGGTACCGTTGGCAAACGGTCGAGGACTTGAAAGAGAAAATTCTGCGGTTTATGGATGCTGAGAACACGTGGGAGCTTAAACGTAGAGAATTATGGAGCAAAATTGGGATATTGACGCCTGAGGCTTTTCAAAACAAGGTTTGGTCTGAACTCCAGAATTCTATTGATAAGAGTTTGCATTGA